Proteins found in one Pectobacterium atrosepticum genomic segment:
- a CDS encoding threonine/serine exporter ThrE family protein produces the protein MDEAPQQREITRLCIQCALLLLQHGAESMVVEQLSSRLGMALGADSVESSISANSIVLTTIMQGHCLTSTRKNADRGINMHVVIEVQHAVIMAEHKLLDVAGVEKRLGHIKPLRYPRWLMVSVVALSCGCFSRLNGGGWDAFIVTLIASGLAMYVRQVFTGRHLNPLINFCITAFVATSASGLLMRLPAFSQTSTVAMAASVLLLVPGFPLINAVADMFKGHVNTGLARWTVASLLTLATCIGVVMAMSLWGLRGWA, from the coding sequence ATGGATGAAGCGCCACAGCAGCGGGAAATAACCCGATTGTGCATCCAGTGTGCGCTGCTGCTGTTACAGCATGGCGCAGAGAGTATGGTGGTAGAACAGCTGTCCTCACGACTAGGCATGGCGCTTGGCGCCGATAGCGTTGAGAGCTCAATCTCGGCAAACTCGATTGTGCTGACCACCATCATGCAGGGGCATTGCCTGACGTCAACGCGGAAGAATGCGGATCGCGGCATTAATATGCACGTTGTCATTGAGGTTCAGCATGCGGTCATCATGGCCGAGCATAAACTGCTGGATGTGGCAGGGGTGGAGAAGCGTTTGGGACATATTAAGCCACTGCGCTATCCGCGTTGGCTGATGGTTTCCGTTGTGGCGCTCTCCTGCGGCTGTTTCAGCCGTTTGAACGGCGGTGGGTGGGATGCCTTTATTGTCACACTGATTGCCAGTGGTCTGGCGATGTATGTCCGTCAGGTCTTTACCGGACGACATCTGAATCCGTTGATCAACTTCTGTATTACGGCATTTGTCGCCACGTCAGCGTCAGGGCTGTTGATGCGTTTGCCTGCTTTTTCTCAGACGTCGACGGTGGCGATGGCGGCAAGTGTGCTGCTGTTGGTCCCCGGTTTTCCGCTGATTAACGCCGTGGCAGATATGTTTAAAGGGCACGTGAATACCGGTTTGGCACGCTGGACGGTCGCGAGTTTATTGACGCTGGCAACCTGTATTGGTGTTGTGATGGCGATGTCGCTGTGGGGGTTACGCGGATGGGCTTAA
- a CDS encoding 4-hydroxy-tetrahydrodipicolinate reductase — protein sequence MKDSSIRIAVVGAGGRMGRQLIQAIEQMDGVVLGAALERSGSSLLGSDAGELAGLGKNGITVNESLDAVQNDFDILIDFTRPEGTLAHLAFCRLHRKGMIIGTTGFDDAGKAAIKQAAQDIGIVFAANFSVGVNVMLKLLEKAAKVMGDYTDIEIIEAHHRHKVDAPSGTALAMGEAIADALGRDLKSCAVYTREGHTGERDPKSIGFATVRAGDIVGEHTAMFADIGERVEITHKASSRMTFANGAVRAAIWISSKESGVFDMRDVLSLDDL from the coding sequence ATGAAGGATTCATCCATCCGTATTGCTGTTGTAGGCGCGGGCGGCCGTATGGGACGTCAGCTGATTCAGGCTATCGAGCAAATGGACGGCGTAGTATTGGGCGCAGCGCTGGAACGTTCTGGTTCGTCTCTGTTAGGGAGCGATGCTGGTGAACTTGCTGGGCTGGGTAAAAACGGCATTACCGTGAATGAAAGCCTGGATGCCGTACAGAATGATTTCGATATTTTGATCGACTTCACCCGCCCGGAAGGCACATTAGCGCATTTGGCATTTTGTCGTCTGCATCGTAAAGGTATGATTATCGGGACAACCGGTTTTGATGATGCAGGCAAGGCGGCAATTAAGCAGGCTGCGCAAGATATCGGGATTGTGTTTGCGGCGAACTTCAGCGTCGGCGTTAATGTCATGCTGAAGCTGCTGGAAAAAGCCGCCAAGGTCATGGGCGACTATACCGATATCGAAATCATTGAAGCACACCACCGCCACAAAGTGGATGCACCGTCTGGCACCGCGCTGGCGATGGGTGAAGCGATTGCTGATGCTCTGGGACGCGATCTGAAGTCCTGTGCCGTGTACACGCGTGAAGGTCATACAGGCGAACGCGATCCGAAAAGCATTGGTTTCGCTACTGTGCGAGCGGGTGACATTGTCGGTGAACATACGGCGATGTTTGCTGATATTGGTGAGCGCGTTGAGATTACCCACAAGGCATCCAGCCGCATGACGTTTGCCAATGGTGCAGTAAGAGCCGCTATCTGGATTAGTTCGAAGGAAAGTGGTGTTTTTGATATGAGAGATGTGCTTTCTCTGGATGATTTGTAG
- a CDS encoding LysE family translocator: MLETSLFVATIATLGMLSPGPDFFLVIRNAARYPRAAAMMTAFGVICGVATHMAYCVAGLAVVITTTPWLFNVLKYAGAAYLIWIGIQALFARGGSKMDVSNLTQQSVSLKKAFLQGYLCNLLNPKATLFFLAMFTQVLNIHSGIGEKLWYAMIIWLLSLVWWPLLVVLFQSEPVRRGLAKVQKLVDKLLGTVLIALGIKVALG, translated from the coding sequence ATGCTAGAAACATCGCTGTTTGTCGCGACTATCGCCACGCTGGGGATGCTTTCTCCCGGCCCCGACTTTTTCCTCGTCATCAGGAATGCGGCACGCTACCCACGTGCTGCCGCAATGATGACCGCCTTTGGCGTAATCTGCGGCGTAGCAACCCACATGGCGTACTGCGTCGCCGGGCTAGCCGTCGTCATCACCACCACGCCGTGGCTGTTTAATGTACTGAAATATGCGGGCGCCGCCTACCTAATCTGGATCGGTATTCAGGCACTATTCGCTCGCGGCGGAAGCAAAATGGACGTATCAAACCTGACACAGCAAAGTGTCAGCCTGAAAAAAGCATTCCTGCAAGGCTATCTCTGCAACCTGCTTAACCCGAAAGCCACACTATTCTTTCTGGCGATGTTCACCCAGGTTCTGAACATTCACTCCGGCATCGGTGAAAAACTGTGGTACGCCATGATTATCTGGCTGCTTTCTCTCGTCTGGTGGCCGCTGTTGGTGGTGCTTTTCCAAAGTGAGCCGGTACGCCGAGGATTGGCTAAAGTGCAGAAACTGGTAGATAAGCTGCTGGGAACGGTGTTGATCGCGCTGGGTATCAAAGTGGCGTTGGGATAA
- the carA gene encoding carbamoyl-phosphate synthase small subunit — protein MIKSALLVLEDGTQFHGRAIGAEGLAVGEVVFNTSMTGYQEILTDPSYSRQIVTLTYPHIGNVGANANDEESPSVQAQGLVIRDLPLIASNYRSEESLSEYLKRNNIVAIADIDTRKLTRLLREKGAQNGCIIAGDAPDAVVALEKAKAFPGLKGMDLAKEVTTAESYSWLQGSWMLEGELPAAKNESELPYHVVAYDYGVKRNILRMLVDRGCRLTVVPAQTSAEDVLKLNPDGIFLSNGPGDPEPCDYAIRAIKTFLETDIPVFGICLGHQLLALASGAKTIKMKLGHHGGNHPVKDLDNNCVMITAQNHGFAVDEDNLPDTLRVTHKSLFDHTVQGIHRTDKPAFSFQGHPEASPGPHDAAPLFDHFIDLIQTYRSSAK, from the coding sequence TTGATTAAGTCAGCGCTATTGGTTCTGGAAGACGGAACCCAATTCCACGGTCGGGCCATTGGGGCAGAAGGATTGGCAGTGGGGGAAGTGGTCTTCAATACGTCGATGACCGGTTATCAAGAAATCCTTACTGATCCTTCCTATTCCCGCCAGATTGTCACTCTCACTTATCCCCATATCGGTAATGTCGGCGCTAATGCCAACGATGAAGAATCCCCCTCAGTACAGGCTCAAGGTCTGGTTATTCGTGATTTACCTCTGATTGCCAGTAACTACCGTAGTGAAGAAAGCCTGTCTGAGTACCTCAAACGCAACAACATCGTCGCCATCGCAGACATCGACACCCGTAAACTGACCCGTCTGCTGCGTGAAAAAGGCGCACAGAATGGCTGTATCATCGCGGGTGATGCGCCGGATGCTGTTGTCGCACTGGAGAAAGCGAAAGCCTTCCCAGGGTTGAAGGGGATGGATCTGGCAAAAGAAGTGACAACGGCGGAAAGCTACAGCTGGTTACAGGGAAGCTGGATGCTGGAAGGCGAATTGCCTGCGGCGAAAAACGAAAGCGAACTGCCTTACCACGTAGTGGCTTATGACTACGGTGTGAAACGCAACATTCTACGTATGCTGGTGGATCGCGGCTGCCGCCTGACGGTCGTTCCGGCGCAGACATCTGCTGAGGACGTACTGAAGCTTAATCCAGACGGTATTTTCCTCTCTAACGGGCCGGGCGACCCGGAACCGTGCGACTACGCGATTCGCGCGATCAAAACCTTCCTGGAAACGGATATTCCGGTATTCGGTATCTGTCTGGGTCACCAACTGCTGGCACTGGCGAGCGGTGCGAAGACCATCAAAATGAAGCTGGGTCACCACGGCGGCAACCATCCGGTAAAAGATCTGGATAACAACTGTGTGATGATCACCGCGCAGAACCACGGCTTTGCGGTTGATGAAGATAACCTGCCTGACACGCTGCGCGTCACGCATAAATCCTTGTTTGACCATACGGTTCAGGGGATTCACCGCACTGACAAACCGGCGTTTAGTTTCCAGGGACACCCAGAGGCAAGCCCCGGCCCGCATGATGCTGCGCCGCTGTTCGACCACTTTATTGACTTGATTCAGACTTACCGTTCTTCAGCTAAATAA
- a CDS encoding type 3 dihydrofolate reductase, whose translation MVISLIAALAVDRVIGMENAMPWHLPADLAWFKRNTLNKPIIMGRNTFRSIGQPLPGRLNIVVSNHPGDDERVAWVSSLDAALAAAGEVEEVMVIGGGSVYQQMLSQANRLYLTHIDAEVEGDTHFPDYEPDEWQSVFSEFHDADERNSHSYCFEILERR comes from the coding sequence ATGGTTATTAGTTTGATTGCTGCACTGGCAGTGGATCGCGTGATTGGCATGGAAAACGCGATGCCGTGGCATTTGCCCGCCGATCTGGCATGGTTTAAGCGTAATACGCTTAATAAGCCGATTATTATGGGGCGTAATACCTTCCGCTCTATCGGTCAGCCGTTGCCCGGCAGACTGAACATTGTCGTCAGCAATCATCCGGGTGATGACGAGCGCGTGGCCTGGGTCTCTTCGCTGGACGCTGCGCTGGCGGCGGCAGGTGAGGTTGAGGAAGTGATGGTGATTGGCGGTGGCAGCGTCTATCAGCAGATGTTGTCGCAGGCTAACCGCCTCTACCTGACGCATATTGATGCCGAAGTGGAAGGCGACACGCATTTCCCTGACTATGAGCCGGATGAATGGCAGTCTGTTTTCAGCGAATTCCATGATGCTGATGAGCGCAACTCACACAGTTACTGCTTCGAAATTCTGGAACGCCGCTAG
- a CDS encoding DMT family transporter, with amino-acid sequence MSLFSSFSLSLLLPLGIAVLAGSIVPFQAASNAALGRSLGHPLWATLVSLLVSICVLLPILFAARVPVPAVGNALQGSWWIWLGGVAGVVYITAALLLTPQLGASGFIVCVIVGQVVASLIIDHFGLMGLAVKPATLGRIAGVALIVMGMLVVQCSATSQPRVTHVVEPHKPPH; translated from the coding sequence ATGTCGTTATTTTCTTCCTTTTCTCTCTCACTGCTGTTGCCACTGGGTATTGCTGTGCTTGCCGGGAGCATTGTGCCTTTTCAGGCTGCCAGCAATGCGGCGCTGGGGCGTTCATTAGGCCATCCGCTTTGGGCAACGCTGGTATCTCTGTTGGTTAGCATTTGCGTGCTGTTGCCGATCTTGTTTGCGGCTCGGGTACCCGTTCCAGCGGTTGGTAATGCCTTACAGGGATCGTGGTGGATCTGGTTGGGTGGGGTGGCGGGCGTTGTTTATATCACCGCTGCGCTATTGCTGACGCCACAGCTCGGTGCTTCAGGCTTTATTGTCTGCGTGATTGTCGGTCAGGTTGTCGCATCGCTGATTATCGATCATTTTGGTTTGATGGGGCTGGCGGTGAAGCCCGCGACTCTGGGACGAATAGCCGGTGTCGCGTTAATAGTCATGGGTATGCTGGTGGTGCAATGCTCCGCGACTTCTCAACCGCGGGTGACACATGTTGTTGAACCTCATAAGCCCCCACATTGA
- the carB gene encoding carbamoyl-phosphate synthase large subunit: MPKRTDIKSILILGAGPIVIGQACEFDYSGAQACKALREEGYRVILVNSNPATIMTDPEMADATYIEPIHWEVVRKIIEKERPDAVLPTMGGQTALNCALELERKGVLAEFGVTMIGATADAIDKAEDRRRFDVAMKKIGLDTARSGIAHNMEEALAVAADLGFPCIIRPSFTMGGTGGGIAYNREEFEEICERGLDLSPTKELLIDESLIGWKEYEMEVVRDKNDNCIIVCSIENFDAMGIHTGDSITVAPAQTLTDKEYQIMRNASMAVLREIGVETGGSNVQFSVNPKTGRLIVIEMNPRVSRSSALASKATGFPIAKIAAKLAVGYTLDELMNDITGGRTPASFEPAIDYVVTKIPRFNFEKFAGANDRLTTQMKSVGEVMAIGRTQQESLQKALRGLEVGATGFDPKVDLDDPEALTKIRRELKDAGAERIWYIADAFRAGMSVDGVFNLTNVDRWFLVQIEELVRLEEQVAEKGITALDADFLRALKRKGFADARLAKLAGVAESEIRKLRDKFDLHPVYKRVDTCAAEFSTDTAYMYSTYEEECEANPTQDRDKIMILGGGPNRIGQGIEFDYCCVHASLALREDGYETIMVNCNPETVSTDYDTSDRLYFEPVTFEDVLEIVRIEKPKGVIVQYGGQTPLKLARELEAAGVPVIGTSPDAIDRAEDRERFQHAVNRLGLKQPSNATVATIEQAVEKARGIGYPLVVRPSYVLGGRAMEIVYDEIDLKRYFQNAVSVSNDAPVLLDRFLDDAIEVDVDAICDGERVLIGGIMEHIEQAGVHSGDSACSLPAYTLSKEIQDVMRQQVEKLAFELCVRGLMNVQFAVKDNEVYLIEVNPRAARTVPFVSKATGVPLAKVAARVMAGKTLAEQGVTKEIIPPYYSVKEVVLPFNKFPGVDPILGPEMRSTGEVMGVGRTFAEAFAKAMLGSSSHMKKTGRALLSVREGDKARVVDLAAKLLKHGFELDATHGTAIELGEAGINPRLVNKVHEGRPHIQDRIKNGEYTYIVNTTAGRQAIEDSKLIRRSALQYKVHYDTTLNGGFATAMSLTADPTEKVTSVQEMHAMIKG, translated from the coding sequence ATGCCAAAACGTACAGATATTAAAAGCATCCTGATTCTAGGCGCCGGCCCGATTGTCATCGGTCAGGCGTGTGAGTTTGACTACTCGGGGGCACAGGCGTGTAAAGCGCTGCGTGAAGAGGGTTACCGCGTTATTCTGGTGAACTCCAACCCGGCAACCATCATGACCGACCCTGAAATGGCCGATGCGACCTACATCGAGCCGATTCACTGGGAAGTGGTGCGTAAAATTATTGAAAAAGAGCGTCCAGATGCTGTGCTGCCGACGATGGGCGGCCAGACGGCGCTGAACTGTGCGCTGGAGTTGGAACGTAAGGGCGTGCTGGCGGAATTCGGCGTCACCATGATTGGTGCAACGGCGGATGCGATTGATAAAGCAGAAGATCGTCGTCGTTTCGATGTGGCGATGAAGAAAATCGGTCTGGATACCGCACGTTCCGGTATTGCACACAATATGGAAGAAGCGCTGGCTGTAGCGGCTGACCTCGGCTTCCCGTGCATTATCCGTCCTTCCTTTACAATGGGCGGCACCGGTGGCGGTATCGCTTACAATCGTGAAGAGTTTGAAGAGATCTGTGAGCGCGGACTGGATCTTTCTCCAACCAAAGAGCTGCTGATCGATGAATCGCTGATCGGTTGGAAAGAGTACGAGATGGAGGTGGTGCGTGATAAGAACGATAACTGCATCATCGTCTGCTCAATCGAAAACTTCGATGCCATGGGGATCCACACCGGAGACTCCATCACCGTTGCGCCAGCGCAAACGCTGACGGATAAAGAATATCAAATCATGCGTAACGCCTCGATGGCGGTACTGCGTGAAATCGGTGTAGAAACCGGTGGTTCTAACGTTCAGTTCTCGGTGAACCCGAAAACAGGTCGCCTGATTGTTATCGAAATGAACCCGCGTGTATCACGTTCTTCCGCGCTGGCGTCTAAAGCAACGGGCTTCCCGATTGCGAAAATCGCGGCCAAACTGGCGGTGGGTTATACGCTCGATGAGTTGATGAACGACATCACTGGTGGTCGTACGCCAGCGTCTTTCGAACCGGCTATCGACTATGTTGTCACCAAGATCCCACGTTTCAACTTCGAAAAATTCGCCGGTGCCAATGACCGCCTGACCACGCAGATGAAATCTGTGGGTGAAGTGATGGCGATTGGTCGCACACAGCAAGAATCCTTGCAGAAAGCACTACGTGGTCTGGAAGTCGGTGCGACTGGCTTCGATCCAAAGGTAGATCTGGACGACCCTGAAGCGCTGACTAAAATTCGCCGCGAGCTGAAAGATGCCGGTGCCGAGCGTATCTGGTACATCGCTGATGCTTTCCGCGCGGGTATGTCAGTCGATGGCGTATTTAACCTGACCAACGTTGATCGCTGGTTCCTGGTGCAAATTGAAGAGCTGGTGCGTCTGGAAGAGCAGGTTGCAGAAAAAGGTATCACCGCGCTGGATGCGGATTTCTTACGTGCACTGAAGCGTAAAGGCTTTGCTGATGCGCGTCTGGCGAAACTGGCTGGCGTGGCGGAAAGCGAAATTCGCAAGCTGCGCGATAAATTCGACCTGCATCCGGTGTATAAGCGTGTCGATACCTGTGCGGCAGAATTCTCGACCGATACCGCTTATATGTATTCCACGTACGAAGAAGAATGTGAGGCTAACCCGACTCAGGATCGTGACAAAATCATGATATTGGGTGGTGGGCCAAATCGTATTGGTCAGGGGATCGAGTTTGACTACTGTTGCGTCCATGCTTCGCTGGCGCTGCGTGAAGATGGCTATGAAACCATCATGGTTAACTGTAACCCTGAAACCGTTTCAACAGACTACGATACGTCCGACCGCTTGTACTTCGAACCGGTAACGTTTGAAGATGTACTGGAAATCGTCCGTATTGAGAAGCCAAAGGGCGTTATCGTGCAGTACGGTGGCCAGACGCCGCTGAAACTGGCTCGCGAGCTAGAAGCCGCTGGAGTACCGGTTATCGGAACTAGCCCAGACGCGATTGACCGTGCAGAAGACCGTGAGCGCTTCCAGCATGCCGTCAATCGTCTTGGGCTGAAGCAACCGTCTAACGCCACGGTAGCGACGATTGAGCAGGCGGTAGAGAAAGCGCGTGGCATCGGCTATCCGCTGGTCGTCCGTCCTTCTTATGTTCTGGGCGGTCGCGCGATGGAAATCGTGTATGACGAAATCGACCTTAAGCGTTATTTCCAAAACGCGGTTAGCGTATCCAACGATGCGCCCGTTCTGCTGGACCGTTTCCTTGACGATGCTATTGAAGTTGACGTCGATGCGATTTGCGACGGTGAACGTGTACTGATTGGCGGCATTATGGAACACATCGAGCAGGCGGGGGTTCACTCCGGTGACTCGGCTTGTTCACTGCCTGCTTACACACTGAGCAAAGAGATTCAGGATGTGATGCGTCAGCAGGTTGAAAAACTGGCGTTTGAACTTTGCGTTCGCGGCCTGATGAACGTGCAGTTTGCGGTGAAGGATAACGAAGTTTATCTGATTGAGGTGAACCCGCGTGCCGCGCGTACTGTCCCATTTGTCTCGAAAGCGACCGGTGTTCCATTGGCGAAAGTCGCTGCGCGAGTGATGGCAGGCAAAACGCTGGCTGAGCAGGGTGTCACCAAAGAAATCATCCCGCCGTATTACTCGGTGAAAGAAGTGGTGCTGCCGTTCAACAAATTCCCTGGCGTTGACCCGATTCTGGGGCCAGAGATGCGTTCGACCGGTGAAGTCATGGGCGTTGGCCGCACGTTTGCTGAAGCGTTTGCCAAAGCGATGCTGGGCAGCAGTTCGCACATGAAGAAAACTGGACGTGCGCTGCTGTCGGTACGTGAAGGCGATAAAGCCCGCGTGGTGGATCTGGCGGCTAAGCTGTTGAAGCACGGTTTTGAGCTGGATGCGACGCACGGCACGGCGATTGAACTGGGTGAGGCTGGCATTAATCCGCGTCTGGTGAATAAGGTGCATGAAGGTCGTCCGCACATTCAGGACCGCATCAAGAACGGCGAGTACACCTACATCGTCAACACCACCGCAGGGCGTCAGGCGATTGAAGATTCCAAGCTGATTCGCCGCAGCGCGCTGCAATACAAGGTGCACTACGACACCACGCTGAATGGTGGTTTTGCTACGGCAATGTCGTTGACGGCAGATCCGACGGAGAAGGTCACTTCCGTGCAGGAAATGCATGCGATGATTAAAGGCTGA
- a CDS encoding threonine/serine exporter produces the protein MGLSLLWALLQDMVLAAVPALGFAMVFNVPLKVLPYCALLGGVGHGVRFLAIHFGMNIEWASFLAAILIGIIGIRWSRWLLAHPKVFTVAAVIPMFPGISAYTAMISVVEISHLGYSEALMSVMMTNFLKASFIVGALSIGLSLPGIWLYRKRPGV, from the coding sequence ATGGGCTTAAGTTTACTGTGGGCACTTTTGCAGGATATGGTGCTGGCTGCGGTCCCTGCGTTGGGATTTGCGATGGTCTTCAATGTGCCGCTGAAAGTGCTGCCTTACTGTGCGCTGTTGGGCGGCGTCGGGCACGGCGTACGATTTCTGGCGATACATTTCGGCATGAATATCGAATGGGCATCTTTTCTGGCGGCAATCCTGATTGGCATCATTGGCATCCGCTGGTCACGCTGGTTGCTGGCGCATCCGAAAGTCTTTACCGTGGCAGCCGTCATCCCGATGTTTCCCGGTATCTCTGCCTATACGGCGATGATTTCGGTGGTGGAGATATCACATCTTGGCTACAGCGAAGCGCTGATGAGCGTCATGATGACCAATTTTCTGAAGGCCAGCTTTATCGTCGGTGCGCTCTCTATCGGCCTGTCTTTACCGGGAATCTGGCTCTATCGTAAGCGGCCAGGGGTATAA
- a CDS encoding LysR family transcriptional regulator, whose protein sequence is MDDLRRIDMNLLLTLHALLTEKHVTRAALRLHRSQPAVSHSLSQLRQIFNDPLLVRREVGLTLTTRAQALLGPLEHALEQLNVLIQTPSFDPRHSTRHFRLALSDYGTNAVLPTLMRHLRMQAPGISLAISHAGREMMLAQLNDGEIDLSLGVFPERPPEVHAEVLFEEHFACLADRNTLPENGMLSFDAWLERPHILVTMHPDSANEIDSTLAASGRARNVVLTLPHWHAAINLIAGTDLVLTAARRSMTRINTPDLHIFPPPFTIPNFAFQQVWHTRRESDPAHRWLRKAIWESCQVVD, encoded by the coding sequence ATGGATGATTTGCGTCGTATCGACATGAATCTGCTGCTAACGCTTCATGCTTTGCTGACGGAAAAACACGTCACGCGAGCTGCGCTGCGCCTGCACCGCAGCCAGCCTGCCGTCAGCCATTCATTATCACAGCTGCGTCAGATTTTTAACGATCCGCTATTAGTCCGGCGTGAGGTTGGTTTGACGCTAACGACCCGGGCTCAGGCGCTACTCGGCCCGCTGGAACACGCGCTTGAACAGCTGAATGTGTTGATACAAACCCCATCATTCGATCCGCGCCATAGCACGCGACATTTCCGTTTGGCCCTCTCTGATTACGGTACGAATGCGGTGTTGCCAACGCTCATGCGGCATTTGCGCATGCAGGCTCCCGGCATTTCACTGGCTATCAGCCATGCTGGCCGTGAAATGATGCTGGCACAGTTGAACGATGGAGAAATCGACTTGAGCCTCGGTGTATTCCCTGAACGCCCACCCGAGGTACACGCCGAAGTTCTTTTTGAAGAGCATTTTGCCTGTCTGGCGGACCGTAACACGCTGCCGGAAAACGGTATGCTGTCGTTTGACGCGTGGCTGGAGCGGCCACATATTCTGGTCACGATGCATCCTGATTCGGCTAATGAAATTGACAGCACGCTGGCAGCAAGCGGCCGAGCGCGCAATGTTGTGCTGACATTGCCCCACTGGCATGCCGCCATCAATCTTATTGCCGGTACCGATCTGGTTTTGACCGCAGCACGGCGTAGCATGACCCGAATCAATACACCAGATTTGCACATTTTTCCGCCTCCATTCACAATCCCCAATTTTGCATTCCAGCAGGTATGGCATACGCGTCGCGAGAGCGATCCTGCACATCGCTGGCTGAGAAAAGCCATTTGGGAGAGCTGTCAGGTTGTGGATTAA
- the apaH gene encoding bis(5'-nucleosyl)-tetraphosphatase (symmetrical), translated as MSTYLVGDVHGCLVELKALLAQVSFNPEQDTLWLTGDLVARGTDSLQVLRFVRSLGSSVRMVLGNHDLHLLAVYAGISRNKPKDRLNDLLTAPDADELINWLRRQPILQVDEDLKLVMAHAGITPQWDLPTALVCAREVESILSSDSYPLFLDAMYGDMPNHWSPELSGLARLRFSTNVFTRMRYCFSGGQLDMLCKEQPGQAPSLLKPWFDLPSQVAGEYAIAFGHWASLEGKGTPENIYALDTGCCWGGELTMLRWDDKRYFTQPSLSSNTELSGDITL; from the coding sequence ATGTCTACCTATTTAGTTGGCGATGTTCACGGCTGTTTAGTTGAACTTAAAGCGCTATTGGCGCAAGTTTCCTTTAATCCTGAGCAAGATACGCTCTGGCTAACTGGCGATTTAGTTGCACGCGGGACGGACTCGCTTCAGGTTCTGCGCTTCGTTCGTTCTCTCGGTTCATCTGTCCGTATGGTGCTTGGCAATCACGATCTGCATCTGCTGGCCGTTTATGCCGGTATCAGCCGCAATAAGCCGAAAGATCGTCTCAATGATCTCCTCACTGCACCGGACGCAGACGAGCTAATCAACTGGCTACGTCGCCAACCGATCTTACAGGTTGATGAAGATCTGAAGCTGGTCATGGCACACGCGGGCATAACACCACAGTGGGACCTGCCGACGGCACTGGTGTGTGCACGCGAAGTCGAATCGATCCTGAGCAGCGACAGCTACCCGCTCTTCCTTGATGCCATGTATGGCGATATGCCGAACCACTGGAGCCCGGAACTCAGCGGTCTGGCTCGCCTACGCTTTAGCACCAATGTCTTTACCCGCATGCGCTACTGCTTCTCTGGCGGGCAGTTAGATATGCTCTGCAAAGAGCAGCCGGGTCAGGCACCTTCACTGCTAAAACCGTGGTTTGATCTGCCGAGCCAAGTTGCTGGGGAATACGCTATTGCATTCGGCCACTGGGCATCACTGGAAGGGAAAGGCACGCCGGAAAACATTTATGCGCTAGATACCGGGTGCTGTTGGGGGGGAGAACTGACTATGCTACGTTGGGACGACAAGCGCTATTTCACGCAACCGTCACTCTCATCAAATACCGAACTCTCAGGTGATATCACGCTCTGA